Proteins from a single region of Bos indicus isolate NIAB-ARS_2022 breed Sahiwal x Tharparkar chromosome 6, NIAB-ARS_B.indTharparkar_mat_pri_1.0, whole genome shotgun sequence:
- the FAM53A gene encoding protein FAM53A produces MGFRLKCADVDVADSKCLSWPGSSPGGGRCLWRGELTWHMLLLAGGPCALEAPVPSLPEGSEGIPASVEVFMQLPPGSDHGFYDECGRLCSSVWCLSGAGSPGPVGTDRGPGPRATVTLITKKLQSQRLDDLAHKSYDAGPHSAQKLSRSGHFFPFETNKEHPWEVVGGGRPVRSQVAAGPASPSPPGPRGPSVGALSTRDLRAAPAALSAPHQVARPLPVGARRAGVRRAPEAPWRPQGLDSGHQEALPQQRERLVAGPRPPSHQRRLAPCALASPGPGRATRGGPHALPATLPVAAAGAPGAGGRSPTSAGSVPVPTPMSTPEPSRCQGLLCCHSQPCVRAGGRAGGSAGARRPLAEPGPGLPEDGPGEAPSRVRCRRAALHPTPAPILFPKLPSAPWSIAQGQTHMSVFVGCAWALWVSWAWGSRVLGDASGACATPQSLPVGSGLPPGALPAEGGLLSPSVSVRSLVENLVCRLPGAVGCPLAGGEPRLPAARCCGLFPLSHIPRFLQTKSSHLSSRPSQMQALSPGIW; encoded by the exons ATGGGCTTCAGACTGAAGTGCGCTGACGTGGATGTTGCGGACAGCAAGTGCCTCTCCTGGCCTGGATCCAGCCCTGGGGGCGGTCGGTGCCTGTGGCGGGGCGAGCTCACGTGGCACATGCTCCTGCTGGCGGGAGGGCCCTGCGCCCTGGAGGCCCCTGTCCCTTCTCTGCCAGAGG GATCAGAGGGCATCCCGGCATCTGTGGAAGTCTTCATGCAGCTTCCCCCTGGATCTGACCACGGATTTTATGATG AGTGTGGCCGACTGTGCTCCTCCGTCTGGTGCCTGTCTGGAGCGGG AAGCCCGGGGCCTGTTGGCACAGATAGAGGGCCTGGGCCCCGGGCCACGGTCACCCTCATCACCAAGAAGCTGCAAAGCCAGCGCCTGGATGACCTCGCCCACAAGAGCTATGATGCCGGCCCA catTCTGCCCAGAAACTCAGCAGAAGTGGCCACTTCTTCCCTTTTGAGACTAACA AAGAGCACCCCTGGGAGGTCGTCGGTGGAGGGCGGCCCGTAAGAAGCCAGGTGGCCGCGGGCCCCGCCAGCCCCTCCCCGCCTGGCCCCCGCGGCCCCAGCGTAGGCGCGCTCAGCACCCGGGACCTCAGGGCTGCACCGGCCGCCCTCAGCGCCCCTCACCAAGTGGCACGGCCGCTCCCTGTTGGAGCCAGAAGAGCTGGCGTGCGGCGGGCCCCTGAGGCGCCCTGGCGGCCCCAGGGTCTGGACTCCGGTCATCAAGAGGCACTGCCACAGCAGCGGGAGCGCCTGGTTGCCGGGCCTCGCCCTCCCAGCCACCAGCGCCGCCTCGCCCCCTGCGCTCTGGCCAGCCCCGGGCCTGGGCGGGCCACCAGAGGGGGACCGCACGCCCTCCCCGCGACGCTGCCTGTTGCCGCCGCAGGAGCGCCTGGTGCCGGAGGGCGCAGCCCCACGTCGGCCGGCAGCGTGCCAGTGCCCACACCCATGTCCACGCCCGAGCCCAGCCGCTGTCAGGGCCTGCTCTGCTGCCACTCGCAGCCGTGCGTGCGCGCGGGCGGGAGGGCCGGCGGAAGCGCGGGCGCGCGACGCCCGCTGGCCGAGCCCGGCCCTGGACTTCCTGAAGATGGCCCGGGTGAGGCTCCCTCCCGCGTCCGGTGCCGGCGCGccgccctccaccccacccccgcccccatcttGTTCCCCAAGCTCCCCAGTGCTCCTTGGAGCATTGCCCAAGGACAGACCCACATGTCCGTGTTTGTCGGTTGTGCCTGGgccttgtgggtcagctgggcCTGGGGCTCCCGTGTGTTGGGAGATGCTTCGGGGGCGTGTGCCACCCCACAGTCCCTCCCCGTTGGCTCTGGCCTGCCTCCTGGGGCCCTGCCCGCGGAGGGTGGACTCCTGTCCCCCTCGGTCTCTGTCCGCTCGCTGGTGGAGAACCTCGTCTGCCGGCTGCCCGGTGCTGTGGGCTGTCCGCTCGCTGGTGGAGAACCTCGTCTGCCGGCTGCCCGGTGCTGTGGGCTGTTTCCTTTGTCCCACATCCCCCGTTTCCTGCAGACCAAGTCGTCCCATTTGTCTTCACGGCCGTCTCAGATGCAGGCGCTGTCCCCGGGCATCTGGTGA